The sequence TCTCCAAGCTTCGCGAGGACCCGGAAGCCAGCAAGATCCCCATCCTTATCTATACGGCGAAAAACATCAGCAGCGAGGACCGGGAGCGTCTGCAGGGGAACATCCAGTCGATCATCCAGAAGGGGGACTTCGGCAAAGACCGCTTCCTGGAGATGATCAACAACCTTCAAACCAACCAGGCCGCATAGGACGCGAGGGCTCGCATGACTGCCCTCGACCGCCAGTTCGTCCGACTCCGGTTCGCCGCACTGGCGATCCCCCTCGGCCTGCTCTTCTGGTTGCATTCGGCCTCGGTGCCGGTCACCGTCCTGCTCGCCGGGCTGCTGGCGGCCTACAACTGGGTGGCGATGCTGGCGATGCAAAAGAAGGCCGTCCCGCGCTTCGCTCGGCCGATGGCCGTCCTCCTTCTGGCCCTCGATCACCTGGTCGTCACCGGCTGGATCCTCTTGTTCGCGAGCCCGTCCTCCAGCCTTCCCTACCTTCTCTATGCTCTGGTCGCCGCCGAAGCGGTCTTTCGGTTCGACCTTTGGGGCGGGATCGGGACCAGCCTGTTCTTCGCTACCGGCATCATCCTGTTCCAGACCAGCGATCTCGGCCTCGCCGTCTCGGTGCGCGACTCGGTCCTGCGCGCGATCCCCACGGTCGCCGTTATCACCGGCCTGGGCGCCGTGGTCCGGGCGATGAACAGTGAGATCCGCGGGACCCGGCGGCGGCTCGATCAAACCGAGCAGCTGCGCAACGTGCTCGGCGAGCTGGTCGGCCAGCTCGATGTATCGCGAATGCTCTACACGGTCATTCGCTGTGGCCTGGAGATTCTGCAGATGGACTCGGGGGCGATCGTCTTGCTCGACGAAGAGCGCGGGGTCTTTACGCTCCGGGCAGCGGTTCAGCTTCCGGAAGCCGTTGAAGGCACGACCATCTCGGCCGGCGACGGGATCGTGGGCCGGGTCGTCCGGGAGCGCCGTCTCGTCGCGCTCGGCGAGACGCCGCTGTTCGACCTGGCGGCGCTCAATACCGCCGGCTACGCCTGGGTGTTCGGTACCCCAGTGCTGTTGGAAGGCAAGGTCTCGGGCGTGCTCCATCTGCAGACGCGGGAAGACCCGCGACGACTCACCCGCTGGGAAGAGGAGGCCCTCGAGGTGCTTGCCCAGCAGCTGGCTGTCGCGCTTCGCAACGTCCGCCTGTTCGAGGAGACGGAGAAGCGTGCCCGCCGGCTCGAGTTGCTCAACCGCTCGATCGACCAGATGAATCAGAAGCTTTTTGACCCGGAGTTGCTCGACATCATGGCCACCGCGCTCACCGGCAACCTCGGGTTTGCCGCGGCGCAGATCTGGCTGCTGGAGCCGAGTGACGGCGCCCTGTGGCGACGGGCCAGCCATCACACGACGCGAAACGCACCCCCGGTCCCGGGACGGGTTGAGCGCGGCATGGGCGAGATCGGCCAGGTGGCCGAGCTGCGCGTGCCGATCGTGACCAACGATCGGGCGAACCACCGGCAACTCGCGCTCAATCCCTGGATGTCGGAGGAAGGCATCCAGGCGTTCGCCGGCTTCCCCATGGTGGTCGGCGACCAGTTGTTGGGCGTGCTCGCCATCTATCATCGGCGGTCGCTGGACCGCAACACGATCGAGCTGCTCACGCTCTTTGCGCAGCACGCCGCGACCGCCATCCAGGAGGCGCACCTCTTCCACCTCGCGACCGAGCAGACGGCGCGACTAGGGGCCGTCAACGCGGAGCTTGAACGCGCGAACCAGCACAAGTCCGAGTTCCTCGCCAACATGAGCCACGAGCTGCGAACGCCGCTGAACTCGATCCTCGGCTTCTCGCAGCTGCTGCTCGAAGGCGACGGCGGTATCTTGACGCGCGACCAGCGCCAGGATGTGGACATCATCGCCCAGAATGGACAGCATCTCCTGATCCTCATCAACGACCTGCTGGACATCTCCAAGCTCGAGGCGGGCAAGGCGCAGCTCAACCGCGGCGAGGTCGAGGTCGAGCCGCTGATTTCGGAGTGCGTCGAGAGCGTGCGGTCGCTGGCCAAGAACAAGAAGCTCGAGCTGACCGCCAGCGTTTCCGCCGAGGTCGGGCGCGTCTTTGCCGATGGACCAAAGCTCAAGCAGGTCCTGCTGAACTTGCTGGGCAACGCCATCAAATTCACGGAGACGGGCGGCGTGCGCGTTACGGCCGAACGCCAGGGAGCGGAGCTGGTGATCAGCGTCCGCGATACCGGCATCGGGGTCCCGCCGGAAGATGCCGAGCGAATCTTCGAGAGCTTTCAGCAAGGCCAGAGCGGCATCAGTGGGAAGTATCAGGGCACCGGCCTGGGTCTCGCGATCTCTCGCCGGCTGGTAGAGATGCATGGCGGACGGATCTGGGTAAAGAGCACGCCCGGCCAGGGCAGCAACTTCACCTTCACCATCCCGCAGCGGGCCGTGCCCGAGGCGATCGACCTCACGACCGCGGCCTGACGGACCGGCTAACCGAGCACGCCGCTGATCAGCGCGATCGCGACGAGCACCATGACGCCGGCCGCGGCGAACTGGAGTGGGCGCGCCGGGACCCAGGCGCCCAGTCGATTTCCGAGTCCGACGGCAATGGCCGAGACGGCCCAGAGCGCCAGCGTGGCGGCGACAAAGACGACCAGCGGCTGCTGATAGCGCGCCTGGAGCGCCGCAGTCGCCAGCTGCGTCAGATCACCCCACTCCGCGATGAAGACCACGGTGAAGGCGGTGACGAACGGCCGGCGGTGCCTTGCCTCTTCGTGCTCGACCGATTGCTCCTCAGCCGCCTCCACCTTGCGGAGGTTGCGCCGAACGAGCAGCGCCGCCATCACCAGGAACAGCAGCCCGGCGCCAATGCGTATTGGTTCACGCGGAAGGAGGCTGAACAGTGAGCCGGCCAGGACGGCCACGGCGCTCTGGACGACGAACGCGGCGGCTGCCCCGAAGAAGATGGGGAGTGGCCGATGCCGGGTCGCGAGCAGCAGGGCGGCGAGCGCCGTCTTGTCGGGAAGCTCCAGCAGGAAGATGACCGTGAAGACGGTGAAGCCAAGTCCGAGGGCGTGCGTCACGCGGACGAGTCTAGTGGTCTAGTTCCAGCGCTAGGAGTCGAGCAAGGCTTGCAGCGACGTGTCGCGCAGGTGATCGAACTGGCTGGACGCGGCGCTCAACGCGATCATGTCCGTGAGGTTCCCGTGGTTGACCGTGATAAACTCGACACTGACCGCCGGCGTCCGGCACTCGGTGACCAGCGCCGCGGAGCCCGCGATCGTGGTCGACGTCATTCGGCTGAAGTGACCGACTCGCCGCGCCCGCCGACGTTGACGGGCGCGTGGCTGCTGCGGGCGCAGTGGGCGTTGCGCCCGGCTGGGCCCGCCGGGATGTGACGACCGCGCCGGGTGGATTCGGGGTGCCGGACGTCTCGGGCGCGGTCCCGGACACGAGTGGAGCCCCACACCGCGGGCATAGCGTCGCGCCGCTCCCGTGCCAGGTCCAACATTTTCGGCAAACGGACCGGCTCATCTGGCCGACCACGCGCTCACAGCCTTGCTCTAGTGCATGA comes from Candidatus Dormiibacterota bacterium and encodes:
- a CDS encoding GAF domain-containing sensor histidine kinase, whose translation is MTALDRQFVRLRFAALAIPLGLLFWLHSASVPVTVLLAGLLAAYNWVAMLAMQKKAVPRFARPMAVLLLALDHLVVTGWILLFASPSSSLPYLLYALVAAEAVFRFDLWGGIGTSLFFATGIILFQTSDLGLAVSVRDSVLRAIPTVAVITGLGAVVRAMNSEIRGTRRRLDQTEQLRNVLGELVGQLDVSRMLYTVIRCGLEILQMDSGAIVLLDEERGVFTLRAAVQLPEAVEGTTISAGDGIVGRVVRERRLVALGETPLFDLAALNTAGYAWVFGTPVLLEGKVSGVLHLQTREDPRRLTRWEEEALEVLAQQLAVALRNVRLFEETEKRARRLELLNRSIDQMNQKLFDPELLDIMATALTGNLGFAAAQIWLLEPSDGALWRRASHHTTRNAPPVPGRVERGMGEIGQVAELRVPIVTNDRANHRQLALNPWMSEEGIQAFAGFPMVVGDQLLGVLAIYHRRSLDRNTIELLTLFAQHAATAIQEAHLFHLATEQTARLGAVNAELERANQHKSEFLANMSHELRTPLNSILGFSQLLLEGDGGILTRDQRQDVDIIAQNGQHLLILINDLLDISKLEAGKAQLNRGEVEVEPLISECVESVRSLAKNKKLELTASVSAEVGRVFADGPKLKQVLLNLLGNAIKFTETGGVRVTAERQGAELVISVRDTGIGVPPEDAERIFESFQQGQSGISGKYQGTGLGLAISRRLVEMHGGRIWVKSTPGQGSNFTFTIPQRAVPEAIDLTTAA
- a CDS encoding TMEM165/GDT1 family protein; translated protein: MTHALGLGFTVFTVIFLLELPDKTALAALLLATRHRPLPIFFGAAAAFVVQSAVAVLAGSLFSLLPREPIRIGAGLLFLVMAALLVRRNLRKVEAAEEQSVEHEEARHRRPFVTAFTVVFIAEWGDLTQLATAALQARYQQPLVVFVAATLALWAVSAIAVGLGNRLGAWVPARPLQFAAAGVMVLVAIALISGVLG